From one Bos javanicus breed banteng chromosome 15, ARS-OSU_banteng_1.0, whole genome shotgun sequence genomic stretch:
- the HYOU1 gene encoding hypoxia up-regulated protein 1 isoform X2, whose protein sequence is MAATVRRQRLRRLACWALMTVLLADLLALSDTLAVMSVDLGSESMKVAIVKPGVPMEIVLNKESRRKTPVTVTLKENERFFGDSAASMAIKNPKATLRYFQHLLGKQENNPHVALYKARFPEHELGFDPQRQTVYFQISPQLQFSPEEVLSMLLNYSRSLAEDFAEQPIKDAVITVPAFFNQAERRAVLQAARMAGLKVLQLINDNTATALSYGVFRRKDINSTAQNIMFYDMGSGSTVCTIVTYQTVKTKDAGIQPQLQIRGVGFDRTLGGLEMELRLREHLARLFNEQRKGQRAKDVRENPRAMAKLLREANRLKTVLSANADHMAQIEGLMDDVDFKAKVTRAEFEELCADLFERVPGPVQQALQSAEMKLDEIEQVILVGGATRVPKVQEVLLKAVGKEELGKNINADEAAAMGAVYQAAALSKAFKVKPFVVRDAVIYPILVEFTREVEEETGVRSLKHNKRVLFSRMGPYPQRKVITFNRYSHDFNFHINYGDLGFLGPEDLRVFGSQNLTTVKLKGVGESFKKYPDYESKGIKAHFNLDESGVLSLDRVESVFETLVEDSPEEESTLTKLGNTISSLFGGGSTPDTKENGTDTVQEEEEGPAEGSKDEPGEQAELKEEAEAPAEDTSSPPPPEAKGAAAPEGEKAAEKDGGDKPEAQKPSEKGEAGSEGAPPAPEEEKKQKPARKQRMVEEIGVELVVLDLPDLPEDQLARSAQKLQDLTLRDLQKQEREKAANSLEAFIFETQDKLYQPEYQEVSTEEQREDISGKLSATSTWLEDEGFGATTAMLKEKLAELRKLCHGLFFRVEERKKWPERLSALDNLLNHSSMFLKGARLIPEMDQIFTEVEMTTLEKIINETWAWKNTTVAEQAKLPTTEKPVLLSKDIEAKMAALDREVQYLLNKAKFAKPRPRPRDKNGTRAEAPLNASTSDQSEKVIPPPGQTEDTKPIPEPEKETGPEAADSEPLELGGPAAESEQKEHPEQPTGQKRTLKNDEL, encoded by the exons ATGGCAGCCACAGTCAGAAGGCAGAGGCTGAGGAGGCTAGCCTGTTGGGCCTTGATGACTGTGCTCTTGGCAGACCTGTTGGCACTGAGTG ACACACTGGCAGTGATGTCTGTGGACCTGGGCAGCGAGTCTATGAAGGTGGCCATCGTCAAACCTGGAGTACCCATGGAGATTGTCTTGAACAA GGAGTCCCGGAGGAAAACCCCAGTGACTGTGACCCTGAAAGAAAATGAACGATTCTTTGGCGACAGTGCAGCCAGCATG GCCATCAAGAACCCAAAGGCAACGCTGCGTTACTTCCAGCACCTCCTGGGGAAGCAGGAGAATAACCCCCATGTAGCCCTTTACAAAGCTCGTTTCCCCGAGCATGAGCTGGGCTTCGACCCGCAGAGGCAGACTGTGTACTTCCAAATCAGCCC gcagcTGCAGTTCTCGCCAGAGGAGGTCCTCAGCATGCTTCTCAACTACTCCCGGTCTCTGGCTGAAGATTTTGCAG AGCAGCCCATCAAGGATGCAGTGATCACTGTGCCAGCCTTCTTCAACCAGGCTGAGCGCCGAGCCGTGCTGCAGGCTGCGCGAATGGCTGGCCTCAAGGTGCTGCAGCTCATCAATGACAACACCGCCACAGCCCTCAGCTATGGTGTCTTCCGCAGGAAAGATATCAACAGCACTGCCCAG AATATCATGTTCTATGACATGGGCTCAGGCAGCACTGTGTGCACCATCGTGACCTACCAGACAGTGAAGACTAAGGATGCGGGGATCCAGCCACAGCTGCAGATCCGGGGTGTGGG GTTTGACCGTACCCTGGGGGGCCTGGAGATGGAGCTCCGCCTGCGTGAGCACCTGGCCAGGCTTTTCAATGAGCAGCGCAAGGGTCAGAGAGCAAAGGACGTGCGAGAGAACCCTCGTGCCATGGCCAAGCTGCTGCGTGAGGCCAATCGACTGAAGACCGTTCTGAGCGCCAATGCTGATCACATGGCCCAG ATCGAGGGCCTGATGGACGATGTGGATTTCAAGGCAAAGGTGACTCGAGCGGAGTTTGAAGAGTTGTGTGCAGACTTGTTTGAGCGGGTCCCTGGGCCCGTGCAGCAGGCGCTGCAGAGTGCAGAGATGAAACTG GATGAGATTGAGCAGGTGATCCTGGTGGGCGGGGCCACTCGTGTCCCCAAAGTGCAGGAGGTGCTGCTGAAGGCTGTGGGCAA GGAGGAGCTGGGGAAGAACATCAATGCCGACGAAGCCGCCGCTATGGGGGCTGTGTACCAGGCGGCCGCGCTCAGCAAAGCCTTCAAGGTGAAGCCTTTTGTCGTCCGGGATGCAGTGATCTACCCCATCCTG GTGGAGTTCAcgagggaggtggaggaggagactGGGGTCCGCAGCCTGAAGCACAATAAGCGCGTCCTCTTCTCCCGCATGGGACCCTACCCTCAACGCAAAGTCATCACCTTTAACCGCTACAGCCATGACTTCAACTTCCACATCAACTATGGTGACCTGGGCTTCCTGGGGCCTGAGGATCTTCG ggtaTTTGGCTCCCAGAATCTGACCACAGTGAAGCTAAAAGGTGTGGGAGAGAGCTTCAAGAAGTATCCCGACTATGAGTCCAAGGGCATCAAGGCTCACTTCAACCTGGACGAGAGTGGTGTGCTCAGCCTGGACAGG GTGGAGTCTGTGTTTGAGACGCTGGTGGAGGACAGCCCAGAAGAGGAATCTACTCTGACCA AACTTGGCAACACCATCTCCAGCCTGTTTGGAGGTGGCAGCACACCAGATACTAAAGAAAATGGTACTGACACAGTCCAG gaggaggaggaagggcctGCTGAGGGGAGCAAGGACGAGCCTGGAGAGCAAGCAGAGCTcaaggaggaagctgaggccccagCGGAGGACACCTCTTCGCCCCCACCCCCTGAGGCTAAGGGGGCTGCAgcccctgaaggagaaaaggcTGCAGAGAAAGACGGCGGGGACAAGCCCGAGGCCCAG AAGCCAAGCGAGAAGGGAGAGGCGGGGTCTGAGGGTGCCCCTCCAGCCccggaggaagaaaagaagcagaaaccAGCCCGGAAGCAGAGGATGGTGGAGGAGATCGGAGTGGAGCTGGTCGTCCTGGACCTGCCTGACTTGCCCGAGGACCAGCTGGCCCGCTCGGCCCAGAA ACTCCAGGACCTGACACTCCGGGACCTGCAGAAGCAGGAACGGGAGAAAGCAGCCAACAGCTTGGAAGCCTTCATCTTTGAGACCCAG GACAAGCTGTACCAGCCCGAGTACCAGGAAGTGTCGACCGAGGAGCAGCGTGAGGACATCTCTGGGAAGCTCAGTGCCACGTCCACTTGGCTGGAGGATGAGGGCTTTGGGGCCACCACAGCG ATGTTGAAGGAGAAGTTGGCTGAACTACGGAAGCTGTGCCACGGGCTGTTTTTTCGGGTGGAAGAGCGCAAGAAGTGGCCCGAACGGCTGTCTGCCCTGGATAATCTCCTCAATCATTCCAGCATGTTCCTCAA GGGGGCCCGGCTCATCCCAGAGATGGACCAGATCTTCACTGAAGTGGAGATGACAACGTTAGAGAAAATCATCAATGAGACCTGG GCCTGGAAGAACACAACCGTGGCCGAGCAGGCCAAGCTTCCCACCACAGAGAAGCCCGTGTTGCTCTCGAAAGACATCGAGGCCAAGATGGCGGCCCTGGACCGCGAGGTGCAGTATCTGCTCAATAAGGCCAAGTTCGCCaagccccggccccggccccgggaCAAGAATGGGACCCGGGCAGAGGCTCCCCTCAATGCCAGCACCAGTGACCAGAGTGAGAAGGTCATCCCTCCACCAG GCCAGACTGAAGACACGAAGCCCATCCCAGAACCTGAGAAAGAGACTG GACCTGAAGCAGCAGACTCTGAGCCTCTGGAATTAGGGGGTCCCGCAGCAG aatCCGAACAGAAGGAACATCCCGAACAGCCGACAGGACAGAAGCGAACTTTGAAGAATGATGAACTATAA
- the HYOU1 gene encoding hypoxia up-regulated protein 1 isoform X1: protein MAATVRRQRLRRLACWALMTVLLADLLALSDTLAVMSVDLGSESMKVAIVKPGVPMEIVLNKESRRKTPVTVTLKENERFFGDSAASMAIKNPKATLRYFQHLLGKQENNPHVALYKARFPEHELGFDPQRQTVYFQISPQLQFSPEEVLSMLLNYSRSLAEDFAEQPIKDAVITVPAFFNQAERRAVLQAARMAGLKVLQLINDNTATALSYGVFRRKDINSTAQNIMFYDMGSGSTVCTIVTYQTVKTKDAGIQPQLQIRGVGFDRTLGGLEMELRLREHLARLFNEQRKGQRAKDVRENPRAMAKLLREANRLKTVLSANADHMAQIEGLMDDVDFKAKVTRAEFEELCADLFERVPGPVQQALQSAEMKLDEIEQVILVGGATRVPKVQEVLLKAVGKEELGKNINADEAAAMGAVYQAAALSKAFKVKPFVVRDAVIYPILVEFTREVEEETGVRSLKHNKRVLFSRMGPYPQRKVITFNRYSHDFNFHINYGDLGFLGPEDLRVFGSQNLTTVKLKGVGESFKKYPDYESKGIKAHFNLDESGVLSLDRVESVFETLVEDSPEEESTLTKLGNTISSLFGGGSTPDTKENGTDTVQEEEEGPAEGSKDEPGEQAELKEEAEAPAEDTSSPPPPEAKGAAAPEGEKAAEKDGGDKPEAQKPSEKGEAGSEGAPPAPEEEKKQKPARKQRMVEEIGVELVVLDLPDLPEDQLARSAQKLQDLTLRDLQKQEREKAANSLEAFIFETQDKLYQPEYQEVSTEEQREDISGKLSATSTWLEDEGFGATTAMLKEKLAELRKLCHGLFFRVEERKKWPERLSALDNLLNHSSMFLKGARLIPEMDQIFTEVEMTTLEKIINETWAWKNTTVAEQAKLPTTEKPVLLSKDIEAKMAALDREVQYLLNKAKFAKPRPRPRDKNGTRAEAPLNASTSDQSEKVIPPPGQTEDTKPIPEPEKETAGPEAADSEPLELGGPAAESEQKEHPEQPTGQKRTLKNDEL from the exons ATGGCAGCCACAGTCAGAAGGCAGAGGCTGAGGAGGCTAGCCTGTTGGGCCTTGATGACTGTGCTCTTGGCAGACCTGTTGGCACTGAGTG ACACACTGGCAGTGATGTCTGTGGACCTGGGCAGCGAGTCTATGAAGGTGGCCATCGTCAAACCTGGAGTACCCATGGAGATTGTCTTGAACAA GGAGTCCCGGAGGAAAACCCCAGTGACTGTGACCCTGAAAGAAAATGAACGATTCTTTGGCGACAGTGCAGCCAGCATG GCCATCAAGAACCCAAAGGCAACGCTGCGTTACTTCCAGCACCTCCTGGGGAAGCAGGAGAATAACCCCCATGTAGCCCTTTACAAAGCTCGTTTCCCCGAGCATGAGCTGGGCTTCGACCCGCAGAGGCAGACTGTGTACTTCCAAATCAGCCC gcagcTGCAGTTCTCGCCAGAGGAGGTCCTCAGCATGCTTCTCAACTACTCCCGGTCTCTGGCTGAAGATTTTGCAG AGCAGCCCATCAAGGATGCAGTGATCACTGTGCCAGCCTTCTTCAACCAGGCTGAGCGCCGAGCCGTGCTGCAGGCTGCGCGAATGGCTGGCCTCAAGGTGCTGCAGCTCATCAATGACAACACCGCCACAGCCCTCAGCTATGGTGTCTTCCGCAGGAAAGATATCAACAGCACTGCCCAG AATATCATGTTCTATGACATGGGCTCAGGCAGCACTGTGTGCACCATCGTGACCTACCAGACAGTGAAGACTAAGGATGCGGGGATCCAGCCACAGCTGCAGATCCGGGGTGTGGG GTTTGACCGTACCCTGGGGGGCCTGGAGATGGAGCTCCGCCTGCGTGAGCACCTGGCCAGGCTTTTCAATGAGCAGCGCAAGGGTCAGAGAGCAAAGGACGTGCGAGAGAACCCTCGTGCCATGGCCAAGCTGCTGCGTGAGGCCAATCGACTGAAGACCGTTCTGAGCGCCAATGCTGATCACATGGCCCAG ATCGAGGGCCTGATGGACGATGTGGATTTCAAGGCAAAGGTGACTCGAGCGGAGTTTGAAGAGTTGTGTGCAGACTTGTTTGAGCGGGTCCCTGGGCCCGTGCAGCAGGCGCTGCAGAGTGCAGAGATGAAACTG GATGAGATTGAGCAGGTGATCCTGGTGGGCGGGGCCACTCGTGTCCCCAAAGTGCAGGAGGTGCTGCTGAAGGCTGTGGGCAA GGAGGAGCTGGGGAAGAACATCAATGCCGACGAAGCCGCCGCTATGGGGGCTGTGTACCAGGCGGCCGCGCTCAGCAAAGCCTTCAAGGTGAAGCCTTTTGTCGTCCGGGATGCAGTGATCTACCCCATCCTG GTGGAGTTCAcgagggaggtggaggaggagactGGGGTCCGCAGCCTGAAGCACAATAAGCGCGTCCTCTTCTCCCGCATGGGACCCTACCCTCAACGCAAAGTCATCACCTTTAACCGCTACAGCCATGACTTCAACTTCCACATCAACTATGGTGACCTGGGCTTCCTGGGGCCTGAGGATCTTCG ggtaTTTGGCTCCCAGAATCTGACCACAGTGAAGCTAAAAGGTGTGGGAGAGAGCTTCAAGAAGTATCCCGACTATGAGTCCAAGGGCATCAAGGCTCACTTCAACCTGGACGAGAGTGGTGTGCTCAGCCTGGACAGG GTGGAGTCTGTGTTTGAGACGCTGGTGGAGGACAGCCCAGAAGAGGAATCTACTCTGACCA AACTTGGCAACACCATCTCCAGCCTGTTTGGAGGTGGCAGCACACCAGATACTAAAGAAAATGGTACTGACACAGTCCAG gaggaggaggaagggcctGCTGAGGGGAGCAAGGACGAGCCTGGAGAGCAAGCAGAGCTcaaggaggaagctgaggccccagCGGAGGACACCTCTTCGCCCCCACCCCCTGAGGCTAAGGGGGCTGCAgcccctgaaggagaaaaggcTGCAGAGAAAGACGGCGGGGACAAGCCCGAGGCCCAG AAGCCAAGCGAGAAGGGAGAGGCGGGGTCTGAGGGTGCCCCTCCAGCCccggaggaagaaaagaagcagaaaccAGCCCGGAAGCAGAGGATGGTGGAGGAGATCGGAGTGGAGCTGGTCGTCCTGGACCTGCCTGACTTGCCCGAGGACCAGCTGGCCCGCTCGGCCCAGAA ACTCCAGGACCTGACACTCCGGGACCTGCAGAAGCAGGAACGGGAGAAAGCAGCCAACAGCTTGGAAGCCTTCATCTTTGAGACCCAG GACAAGCTGTACCAGCCCGAGTACCAGGAAGTGTCGACCGAGGAGCAGCGTGAGGACATCTCTGGGAAGCTCAGTGCCACGTCCACTTGGCTGGAGGATGAGGGCTTTGGGGCCACCACAGCG ATGTTGAAGGAGAAGTTGGCTGAACTACGGAAGCTGTGCCACGGGCTGTTTTTTCGGGTGGAAGAGCGCAAGAAGTGGCCCGAACGGCTGTCTGCCCTGGATAATCTCCTCAATCATTCCAGCATGTTCCTCAA GGGGGCCCGGCTCATCCCAGAGATGGACCAGATCTTCACTGAAGTGGAGATGACAACGTTAGAGAAAATCATCAATGAGACCTGG GCCTGGAAGAACACAACCGTGGCCGAGCAGGCCAAGCTTCCCACCACAGAGAAGCCCGTGTTGCTCTCGAAAGACATCGAGGCCAAGATGGCGGCCCTGGACCGCGAGGTGCAGTATCTGCTCAATAAGGCCAAGTTCGCCaagccccggccccggccccgggaCAAGAATGGGACCCGGGCAGAGGCTCCCCTCAATGCCAGCACCAGTGACCAGAGTGAGAAGGTCATCCCTCCACCAG GCCAGACTGAAGACACGAAGCCCATCCCAGAACCTGAGAAAGAGACTG CAGGACCTGAAGCAGCAGACTCTGAGCCTCTGGAATTAGGGGGTCCCGCAGCAG aatCCGAACAGAAGGAACATCCCGAACAGCCGACAGGACAGAAGCGAACTTTGAAGAATGATGAACTATAA